In Methanobrevibacter sp., one genomic interval encodes:
- a CDS encoding GNAT family N-acetyltransferase: MSELTFKVAQREDSGLILEYIKKLAEYEKRSDEVIATEKSIEKWIFDEKQAEVIFALEDSEPVGFALFFLSFSTYIGNVNMHLEDLFVDPVHRGKGYGKALLKELGKIVLERNYGRFEWTCLSWNQPSIDFYLSIGAEQKDWNVFHFTGDALKEFVNE; this comes from the coding sequence ATGTCAGAATTAACATTTAAAGTAGCCCAAAGAGAAGATTCCGGATTAATTCTAGAATATATCAAAAAACTTGCCGAATATGAAAAAAGATCAGATGAAGTTATTGCCACTGAAAAATCTATTGAAAAATGGATATTTGATGAAAAACAGGCAGAAGTAATATTTGCACTTGAAGACAGTGAACCTGTCGGATTTGCACTGTTCTTCCTAAGCTTTTCAACATATATTGGAAATGTCAACATGCATTTAGAGGATTTGTTTGTAGACCCTGTGCATCGCGGAAAAGGTTATGGTAAAGCATTGCTAAAAGAACTTGGAAAAATTGTGCTCGAGAGAAATTACGGCAGATTTGAATGGACATGTCTTTCATGGAACCAGCCAAGCATTGATTTTTACCTCTCCATTGGTGCAGAACAGAAAGATTGGAACGTTTTCCACTTTACCGGCGATGCATTAAAAGAATTTGTAAATGAATAA